A window from Variovorax sp. PBL-E5 encodes these proteins:
- a CDS encoding ABC transporter ATP-binding protein/permease, whose amino-acid sequence MPTSSERKTTFLQTVRRVTALTLPYFRSDQKWKARAMLAGVILLNLGSVFMLVQLNEWYRVFYDALQNRNLTVFWQQIFKFSWLALIFIIISVYKFYVTQIIQLRWRVWLTDHYLARWLAHKAFYRLELSRFTPGAEGAPDNPDQRIQEDLNLFTNYTVTLSMGMFNALVTLVSFVGILWTLSGSLDFGVPAFLGGGQWHIGGYMVWAAVLYCAVGSVITHYIGRPQVRLNFQQQLLEANFRHHMVRVREYSEAIALDGGETVERRQLDLGFAAVMRNYFTLIKSQKNLTWFSSFFGQAAVIFPMIVASPRYFSGAIQLGQLMQINSAFGRVQDSLSWLVDNYMSIAVWKATTDRLAGFEESLTQQSTDNTQLVTSASPDTLDARGLDVALPGGRMLLAGTDLHVAAGDSVLVHGPSGSGKSSLFRSLAGIWPHARGQVAIPADTMFIPQRPYFPDGRLRDALAYPQPADSYGDDALRQALRDALLPQLADQLDRQDAWSQKLSGGEQQRLAIARVLLKKPAWVLADEATSALDEDAEATLYARLVAQVTKAKGAIISIAHRSTLGAHHQRRWDLRPNAEGATAAYRIEASGTDAPDAQGRYRLTAT is encoded by the coding sequence ATGCCCACCTCCTCCGAACGCAAGACGACCTTCCTCCAGACGGTGCGCCGCGTCACCGCGCTCACGCTGCCGTATTTCCGCTCCGACCAGAAGTGGAAGGCCCGGGCCATGCTGGCCGGGGTCATCCTGCTCAACCTGGGCTCGGTCTTCATGCTGGTCCAGCTCAACGAGTGGTATCGCGTGTTCTACGACGCGCTGCAAAACCGCAACCTCACCGTGTTCTGGCAGCAGATCTTCAAGTTCAGCTGGCTGGCACTGATCTTCATCATCATCTCGGTCTACAAGTTCTACGTGACGCAGATCATTCAGCTGCGCTGGCGCGTGTGGCTGACCGACCACTACCTCGCGCGCTGGCTCGCGCATAAGGCCTTCTACCGGCTCGAGCTGTCGCGCTTCACGCCGGGCGCCGAAGGTGCGCCGGACAACCCCGACCAGCGGATCCAGGAAGACCTGAACCTCTTCACCAACTACACGGTGACGCTGAGCATGGGCATGTTCAACGCGCTGGTGACGCTGGTGAGCTTCGTCGGCATTCTCTGGACGCTGAGCGGCTCGCTCGACTTCGGCGTGCCGGCCTTCCTGGGCGGCGGCCAGTGGCACATCGGCGGCTACATGGTCTGGGCCGCGGTGCTGTATTGCGCAGTGGGCAGCGTGATCACCCACTACATCGGCCGGCCCCAGGTCCGGCTCAACTTCCAGCAGCAATTGCTGGAGGCGAACTTCCGGCACCACATGGTGCGCGTGCGCGAATACAGCGAGGCGATCGCGCTCGACGGCGGCGAGACGGTCGAACGGCGCCAGCTGGACCTCGGCTTCGCGGCCGTGATGCGCAACTACTTCACGCTGATCAAGAGCCAGAAGAACCTCACCTGGTTCAGCAGTTTCTTCGGCCAGGCCGCGGTCATCTTTCCGATGATCGTGGCATCGCCGCGCTACTTCAGCGGCGCCATTCAATTGGGCCAGCTGATGCAGATCAATTCGGCCTTCGGCCGCGTGCAGGATTCGCTCAGCTGGCTGGTCGACAACTACATGTCGATCGCGGTCTGGAAGGCCACGACGGACCGGCTGGCCGGCTTCGAGGAGAGTCTGACGCAGCAGTCGACCGACAACACGCAGCTGGTCACGTCGGCCAGCCCGGACACCCTCGACGCCCGCGGCCTCGATGTCGCATTGCCGGGCGGCCGCATGCTGCTGGCCGGTACCGACCTGCATGTCGCGGCCGGCGACTCGGTGCTGGTCCACGGGCCTTCGGGCAGCGGCAAGTCGAGCCTGTTCCGCAGCCTCGCAGGCATCTGGCCGCATGCGCGCGGACAGGTGGCGATCCCGGCCGACACCATGTTCATTCCGCAGCGACCCTACTTTCCCGACGGCCGCCTGCGCGACGCACTGGCCTATCCGCAGCCGGCCGACAGCTACGGCGACGACGCCCTGCGACAGGCCTTGCGCGATGCACTGCTGCCGCAGCTCGCCGACCAACTCGACCGGCAGGACGCATGGAGCCAGAAGCTCTCCGGCGGCGAGCAGCAGCGGCTGGCGATCGCGCGGGTGCTGCTCAAGAAGCCGGCGTGGGTGCTGGCCGACGAAGCCACCAGCGCGCTCGACGAGGATGCCGAGGCGACGCTCTACGCGCGCCTGGTCGCACAGGTCACGAAAGCGAAGGGCGCGATCATCTCGATCGCCCACCGCTCGACGCTCGGCGCGCACCACCAGCGCCGCTGGGATCTGCGGCCCAACGCCGAGGGCGCAACGGCCGCCTACCGCATCGAGGCGAGCGGCACCGATGCGCCGGACGCGCAGGGACGCTACCGGCTCACCGCGACGTAA
- a CDS encoding 5'-nucleotidase produces MAVSLDDKLVVAISSRALFNLEEENRIFESGDDAGYMKLQLERLDVPAQPGIAYSLVRKLMRFNDDGHQRVEVVILSRNDPVSGMRVFRSGVANGISLQRGVFTQGRPPFGYLRPLRAHLFLSVNAEDVREALVAGFPAARVLVESVQASDAYPNEVRIAFDGDAVLFSDEAERVFQAEGLDAFQQHESSKALLPLPEGPFKPLLAALHRLQQASNPAMRIRTALVTARSAPAHERAIRTLMNWNIKVDEAMFLGGLPKGEFLREFEPDFFFDDQTGHVDAAARHVPSGHVSSGISNLR; encoded by the coding sequence ATGGCCGTCTCCCTCGACGACAAGCTGGTGGTGGCGATTTCGTCGCGCGCCTTGTTCAACCTCGAGGAAGAGAACCGCATCTTCGAATCGGGCGACGACGCGGGCTACATGAAGCTGCAGCTCGAAAGGCTCGACGTGCCCGCGCAACCGGGCATCGCCTATTCGCTGGTGCGCAAGCTCATGCGTTTCAACGACGACGGCCATCAGCGCGTCGAGGTCGTGATCCTGTCGCGCAACGATCCGGTCTCGGGCATGCGCGTGTTCCGCTCGGGCGTGGCCAACGGCATCTCGCTGCAGCGCGGCGTGTTCACGCAGGGCCGGCCGCCCTTCGGCTATCTGCGGCCCTTGCGTGCGCACCTGTTTCTTTCAGTCAATGCCGAGGATGTGCGCGAAGCGCTCGTCGCCGGCTTCCCGGCCGCGCGCGTGCTGGTCGAATCGGTGCAGGCCAGCGACGCCTATCCGAACGAAGTGCGCATCGCCTTCGACGGCGATGCCGTGCTGTTCAGCGACGAGGCCGAGCGCGTGTTCCAGGCCGAGGGCCTCGACGCGTTCCAGCAGCACGAATCCAGCAAGGCGCTGCTGCCCCTGCCCGAAGGCCCCTTCAAGCCGCTGCTGGCGGCGCTGCACCGGCTGCAGCAGGCCAGCAACCCGGCGATGCGCATCCGCACCGCGCTGGTCACCGCGCGCAGCGCGCCGGCGCACGAGCGCGCGATCCGCACGCTGATGAACTGGAACATCAAGGTCGACGAGGCGATGTTCCTCGGCGGCCTGCCCAAGGGCGAGTTCCTGCGCGAGTTCGAGCCCGACTTCTTCTTCGACGACCAGACCGGCCATGTCGACGCGGCCGCGCGCCACGTGCCGTCCGGGCACGTGTCGAGCGGCATCAGCAACCTGCGCTGA
- the gspF gene encoding type II secretion system inner membrane protein GspF, with translation MPAYSFEAIDQQGQPRKGVLEADTARNARGMLRAQALIPLSVTAVGSVESGVPAPRGWQRVLGGGRVFNATTLAVWTRQIAGLVSSGLPLERALTALTEEAESEAQRNLVASLRAEVNAGSQFGRALAQHPREFSPIYTAVIGAGEQTGNLGMVLERLADDLEQRQALQQKLVGAALYPAIVTLVAIVIVIFLVSYVVPQVANVFAGTKRALPFLTVAMLSLSAFVRNYGWLMLIGVIVAALVARMALARAAFREKFDAAWLQLPLVGKLSRGYNAARFASTLAMLATAGVPILRALQAASETLGNRAMRADALDALVLVREGAPLASALAQKKRFPGIVSMFARLGEQTGTLPLMLQRVANQLGAEVQRRAMHLATILEPLLIVAMGGVVMLIVLAVLMPIIQLNQFVK, from the coding sequence ATGCCCGCTTATTCGTTTGAAGCCATCGACCAGCAGGGTCAGCCCCGCAAGGGCGTGCTCGAGGCCGACACCGCGCGCAATGCCCGCGGCATGCTGCGCGCGCAGGCGCTGATCCCGCTGTCGGTGACGGCCGTGGGCAGCGTCGAAAGCGGCGTGCCCGCGCCGCGCGGCTGGCAGCGCGTGCTCGGCGGCGGACGGGTCTTCAATGCCACCACGCTCGCGGTCTGGACGCGGCAGATCGCCGGCCTGGTGTCCTCCGGCCTGCCGCTCGAACGCGCGCTCACCGCGCTGACCGAGGAAGCCGAGAGCGAAGCCCAACGCAACCTCGTCGCCTCGCTGCGCGCCGAGGTCAATGCCGGCTCTCAGTTCGGCCGCGCGCTGGCACAGCATCCGCGCGAGTTCTCGCCCATCTACACCGCCGTCATCGGCGCCGGCGAGCAGACCGGCAACCTCGGCATGGTGCTCGAACGCCTGGCCGACGACCTCGAGCAGCGGCAGGCGCTGCAGCAGAAGCTGGTCGGCGCCGCGCTCTATCCCGCCATCGTGACGCTGGTCGCCATCGTGATCGTGATCTTCCTGGTCAGCTACGTGGTGCCGCAGGTGGCCAACGTGTTCGCCGGCACCAAGCGCGCGCTGCCCTTCCTCACGGTGGCGATGCTGTCGCTCAGCGCCTTCGTGCGCAACTACGGATGGCTGATGCTGATCGGCGTGATCGTCGCGGCCCTCGTCGCCCGGATGGCCTTGGCACGCGCCGCGTTCCGCGAGAAGTTCGACGCCGCCTGGCTGCAGCTGCCGCTGGTCGGAAAACTCTCGCGCGGCTACAACGCAGCGCGCTTCGCCAGCACGCTCGCGATGCTGGCGACCGCCGGCGTGCCCATCCTGCGGGCCTTGCAGGCGGCGTCCGAAACCCTGGGCAATCGCGCCATGCGCGCCGACGCGCTCGACGCGCTGGTGCTGGTGCGCGAAGGCGCGCCACTGGCTTCCGCGCTGGCGCAGAAGAAACGCTTTCCCGGCATCGTCTCGATGTTCGCGCGCCTCGGCGAGCAGACCGGCACGCTGCCGCTGATGCTGCAACGCGTCGCCAACCAGCTGGGCGCCGAAGTGCAGCGGCGCGCGATGCATCTGGCCACCATCCTCGAGCCCTTGCTGATCGTCGCGATGGGCGGCGTCGTGATGCTGATCGTGCTCGCGGTGCTGATGCCGATCATTCAATTGAACCAGTTCGTGAAGTAG
- the gspE gene encoding type II secretion system ATPase GspE codes for MRYPLPYAFARGQQLLLEEADDGTFTLWMPGTAPRSALGEVVRKYPVKTFETLAPEQLAQRISAAYAQGESNAAAIVSEVQGDADLSRMMQELPAVEDLLESAGDAPIIRMLNALLTQAARDGASDIHIEPYERTSSVRFRIDGTLREVVQPHRALHAALISRLKIMADLDIAEKRLPQDGRISLRIGTRAVDVRVSTLPSAHGERAVLRLLDKTESKLTLEAVGMQGDTLARFEHLIGQPHGIILVTGPTGSGKTTTLYAALGRLDAGRSNIMTVEDPIEYELPGVGQTQVNAKIELTFAKALRAILRQDPDVIMIGEIRDFETAQIAIQASLTGHLVLATLHTNDSVSAVTRLTDMGVEPFLLSSSLLGVLAQRLVRKLCPVCAVHSADGEAQPAGCEVCGQTGYQGRTGIFELLVADDAVQSLIHNRAPESQIFVAAERGGLRSMREDGERLVKAGVTSRAELLRVTRD; via the coding sequence ATGCGCTACCCCCTGCCCTACGCCTTCGCACGCGGCCAGCAACTGCTGCTGGAAGAAGCGGACGACGGCACCTTCACCCTCTGGATGCCGGGGACCGCGCCGCGCAGCGCGCTCGGCGAAGTGGTGCGCAAGTACCCGGTCAAGACCTTCGAGACGCTGGCGCCCGAGCAGTTGGCACAGCGCATCAGCGCCGCCTATGCGCAAGGCGAATCGAACGCCGCGGCGATCGTGAGCGAGGTGCAGGGCGACGCCGACCTCTCGCGCATGATGCAGGAGCTGCCGGCGGTCGAAGACCTGCTCGAATCGGCCGGCGACGCGCCGATCATCCGCATGCTCAACGCGCTGCTCACGCAGGCCGCGCGCGACGGCGCCAGCGACATCCACATCGAACCCTACGAGCGGACCTCCTCGGTGCGCTTTCGCATCGACGGCACGCTGCGCGAGGTGGTGCAGCCCCATCGCGCACTGCACGCGGCGCTGATCTCGCGCCTGAAGATCATGGCCGACCTCGACATCGCCGAGAAGCGGCTGCCGCAGGACGGCCGCATCAGCCTGCGCATCGGCACGCGCGCGGTCGACGTGCGGGTCTCGACCCTGCCCTCGGCCCACGGCGAGCGCGCCGTGCTGCGCCTGCTCGACAAGACCGAAAGCAAGCTCACGCTCGAAGCCGTCGGCATGCAGGGCGACACGCTGGCGCGCTTCGAACACCTGATCGGACAGCCGCACGGCATCATCCTGGTGACCGGGCCGACCGGCTCGGGCAAGACCACCACCCTCTACGCCGCGCTCGGCCGGCTCGACGCCGGCCGCAGCAACATCATGACGGTCGAGGACCCGATCGAGTACGAACTGCCCGGTGTCGGCCAGACCCAGGTCAATGCCAAGATCGAACTCACCTTCGCCAAGGCGCTGCGCGCAATCCTGCGCCAGGACCCCGACGTGATCATGATCGGCGAGATCCGCGACTTCGAGACCGCGCAGATCGCGATCCAGGCCTCGCTCACCGGCCACCTCGTGCTGGCCACGCTGCATACCAACGATTCCGTGAGCGCGGTGACGCGGCTCACCGACATGGGCGTCGAGCCCTTCCTGCTGAGCTCCTCGCTGCTCGGCGTGCTGGCGCAGCGGCTGGTGCGAAAGCTCTGCCCCGTCTGCGCCGTGCATTCGGCCGACGGCGAGGCGCAGCCGGCGGGCTGCGAAGTCTGTGGGCAAACCGGCTACCAGGGCCGCACCGGCATCTTCGAACTGCTGGTGGCCGACGACGCCGTGCAGTCGCTGATCCACAACCGCGCGCCCGAAAGCCAGATCTTCGTCGCCGCCGAACGCGGCGGCCTGCGCTCGATGCGCGAGGACGGCGAACGCCTCGTCAAGGCCGGCGTCACCTCCCGCGCCGAACTCCTGAGGGTCACCCGAGACTAG
- the gspD gene encoding type II secretion system secretin GspD has protein sequence MKPLSSFAKRIGTVALAAQMLVAACIPAAFAQEATAPRRGEPITLNFTNAEIESVARTMAVVTGRDVVVDPRVKGTITLQTDRPISPTAAFDQFASVLRLQGFAIVQSEGLYKIVPEADAKLQSSAVTTSMPATASVSGSQIVTQVFKLNYESANNLLPVLRPLIPPNNTINVNPGNNSLVITDYAENMRRIGRIVAALDVPNASDLEVIPLKYSVATDLVPLVTRLIEGGSGTGPAVAAPGNADASFRTTLLAEPRSNAIIVRAANPARVQLVRTLIDKLDRPPIENGNGAAGNIYVVYLKNADAVRLATTLRAAMASDARGGSSAGSSAGGAATPQSGLGTQSAAQANSAMGGSSQGTSTAASTPINGVAPPSTGGQIQADPQTNSLIITAAEPQYRQLRAVIDKLDGRRAQVMIESLIVEVNADKAADFGIQWQSALGGAGNRNVGVIGTNSSLAGANIVDLAVGLATGDPTTRPSTGFNFGIGHKVNGQYVLGFLARFLQSNDEGNVLSTPNLLTLDNEEAKIVVGQNVPFVTGQYTNTGSTTNTVNPFQTIERKDVGLTLRVRPQISEDGSVKMTIFQEVSSVVASTANNPNGPTTSKRSIESNVIVDDGSIIVLGGLLQDEYSRSDEKVPGLGDVPILGNLFKSETRSRTKSNLMVFLRPVVIRDNASGEALANERYDSIRAMQKDLQPRTDNPMLNGVNAAPVLPPFPFAPPMPAPAPAPSGDSSRRIEGTRLIPPPAPPQPPLGSTPLKGALPPTADPSTRQELP, from the coding sequence ATGAAGCCACTATCCTCGTTCGCGAAACGCATCGGCACGGTCGCACTCGCGGCCCAGATGCTGGTCGCCGCCTGCATCCCGGCCGCCTTCGCGCAGGAAGCCACCGCGCCGCGCCGCGGCGAGCCGATCACGCTGAACTTCACCAATGCCGAGATCGAATCCGTCGCCCGGACCATGGCGGTCGTGACCGGCCGCGACGTGGTGGTCGATCCCCGCGTGAAGGGCACCATCACCTTGCAGACGGACCGCCCGATCTCCCCCACCGCGGCCTTCGACCAGTTCGCCTCCGTGCTGCGGCTGCAGGGCTTCGCGATCGTGCAGTCCGAAGGCCTCTACAAGATCGTGCCGGAAGCCGACGCCAAGCTGCAGAGCAGCGCGGTGACCACCTCGATGCCGGCCACCGCGAGCGTGAGCGGCAGCCAGATCGTCACCCAGGTCTTCAAGCTCAACTATGAATCGGCCAACAACCTGCTGCCGGTGCTGCGCCCGCTGATCCCACCCAACAACACGATCAACGTCAACCCCGGCAACAACTCGCTGGTGATCACCGACTATGCCGAGAACATGCGCCGCATCGGACGCATCGTCGCCGCGCTCGACGTGCCGAACGCGTCCGATCTCGAGGTGATCCCGCTCAAGTACTCGGTGGCCACCGACCTGGTTCCGCTGGTCACGCGGCTGATCGAAGGCGGCAGCGGCACGGGCCCGGCCGTCGCAGCGCCGGGCAACGCCGACGCCTCGTTCCGCACCACGCTGCTGGCCGAGCCGCGCAGCAACGCGATCATCGTGCGCGCGGCCAATCCGGCACGCGTCCAACTCGTGCGCACGCTGATCGACAAGCTCGACCGCCCCCCGATCGAGAACGGCAACGGCGCAGCCGGCAACATCTACGTCGTCTACCTCAAGAACGCCGACGCCGTGCGCCTGGCCACCACACTGCGCGCCGCGATGGCGAGCGACGCGCGCGGCGGCAGCAGCGCCGGGAGCAGCGCCGGCGGCGCGGCCACCCCGCAAAGCGGCCTCGGCACCCAGTCCGCCGCGCAGGCCAATAGTGCAATGGGCGGCTCTTCGCAGGGCACCAGCACGGCGGCCAGCACGCCGATCAACGGCGTCGCACCGCCATCGACCGGCGGCCAGATCCAGGCCGACCCGCAGACCAACTCGCTGATCATTACCGCCGCCGAGCCGCAGTACCGGCAGCTTCGGGCCGTGATCGACAAGCTCGACGGCCGCCGCGCGCAGGTGATGATCGAAAGCCTGATCGTCGAGGTCAATGCCGACAAGGCGGCCGACTTCGGCATCCAGTGGCAGAGCGCCCTGGGCGGCGCCGGCAACCGGAACGTCGGCGTGATCGGCACCAATTCGAGCCTGGCCGGCGCCAACATCGTCGACCTCGCGGTCGGCCTCGCAACCGGCGACCCGACCACGCGACCCTCGACCGGCTTCAATTTCGGCATAGGCCACAAGGTCAACGGGCAGTACGTGCTCGGCTTCCTGGCGCGCTTCCTGCAAAGCAACGACGAGGGCAACGTCCTGTCGACGCCCAACCTGCTGACGCTCGACAACGAGGAAGCCAAGATCGTGGTCGGCCAGAACGTGCCCTTCGTGACCGGCCAGTACACCAACACCGGCAGCACCACCAACACCGTCAATCCCTTCCAGACCATCGAGCGCAAGGACGTCGGCCTGACCCTGCGCGTGCGCCCGCAGATCAGCGAGGACGGCAGCGTGAAGATGACGATCTTCCAGGAGGTGTCGAGCGTGGTGGCTTCCACCGCCAACAACCCCAACGGCCCCACCACCAGCAAGCGCTCGATCGAATCGAACGTGATCGTCGACGATGGCAGCATCATCGTGCTCGGCGGCCTGCTGCAGGACGAGTATTCGCGCAGCGACGAAAAGGTGCCGGGCCTGGGCGACGTGCCGATCCTGGGCAACCTCTTCAAGAGCGAAACGCGCAGCCGCACCAAGTCCAACCTGATGGTGTTCCTGCGGCCCGTCGTGATCCGCGACAACGCATCGGGCGAGGCGCTGGCCAACGAACGCTACGACTCGATCCGCGCCATGCAGAAGGACCTGCAACCCAGGACCGACAACCCGATGCTGAACGGCGTGAACGCGGCGCCCGTGCTGCCGCCGTTCCCCTTCGCGCCGCCGATGCCGGCGCCGGCGCCAGCACCGAGCGGCGACTCGAGCCGCCGCATCGAGGGCACGCGGCTGATCCCGCCGCCCGCGCCGCCGCAGCCACCGCTGGGCAGCACGCCGCTCAAGGGCGCGCTGCCGCCGACCGCGGATCCGTCGACCCGGCAGGAACTGCCCTGA
- the gspN gene encoding type II secretion system protein N, producing MVTRAALSSTPAAGWRWAVLGILIGAAAALSLFAPARWLAAALAQWSNGHLQLVNARGTIWNGTAGVVFSSGAGGAESISLPGMLGWTLRPRWGGMAVVLDLPCCAAQPLQFKALPRPKGLELDWRDGQSRWPAAMLSGFGAPWNTLQPEGVLNIAMQAFVMRWNGPQLALAGRATLDAIDISSSLSTLRPMGSYHLALEGGPSPTLLLTTREGSLQLNGSGRWNGTALHFDGEASAAPGREDALSNLLNIIGRREGARSLITLG from the coding sequence ATGGTGACCCGAGCCGCCCTCTCCTCCACGCCTGCCGCCGGCTGGCGCTGGGCGGTGCTCGGCATCCTGATCGGCGCCGCGGCAGCCCTCTCGCTCTTCGCGCCGGCGCGCTGGCTCGCGGCCGCGCTCGCACAATGGAGCAACGGCCATCTGCAGTTGGTCAACGCCCGCGGCACGATCTGGAACGGCACGGCCGGCGTCGTGTTTTCCAGTGGCGCCGGCGGCGCCGAATCGATCTCGCTGCCCGGGATGCTCGGCTGGACGCTGCGCCCGCGCTGGGGCGGCATGGCCGTCGTGCTCGACCTTCCCTGCTGCGCGGCGCAGCCGCTGCAGTTCAAGGCATTGCCGCGGCCGAAGGGACTCGAACTCGACTGGCGGGACGGCCAGTCGCGCTGGCCGGCCGCGATGCTCAGCGGGTTCGGCGCGCCATGGAACACGCTCCAGCCCGAGGGCGTCCTGAACATCGCGATGCAGGCCTTCGTCATGCGCTGGAACGGCCCGCAGCTGGCGCTCGCGGGCCGCGCCACGCTGGACGCGATCGACATCTCCTCCAGCCTCTCGACCTTGAGGCCGATGGGCAGCTACCACCTCGCGCTCGAAGGCGGCCCCTCGCCGACGCTGCTCCTCACCACCCGCGAAGGCAGCCTGCAGCTCAACGGCAGCGGCCGCTGGAACGGCACCGCCTTGCATTTCGACGGCGAGGCCAGCGCCGCGCCGGGCCGCGAAGACGCGCTGTCGAACCTGCTCAACATCATCGGGCGGCGCGAAGGCGCACGCTCGCTCATCACACTGGGTTGA
- the gspM gene encoding type II secretion system protein GspM, whose translation MTWIDALEARWQAWWPELEPREQRLIAIAAALVALALIWWLALAPALGTLSSAAAEHARLDAQLQQMTSLQMQAKTLQAQPRANRGDALRALETSVRDNFGPNAQLQSANAGEGVTIAMRGAPAEALAQWLAQARSNARAVPREAHLTRATQGSNTPSSSPPSRPAPAQNAADTSRVRWDGTMVMSLPAR comes from the coding sequence ATGACATGGATCGATGCGCTCGAGGCGCGCTGGCAGGCCTGGTGGCCCGAGCTCGAGCCGCGCGAGCAGCGGCTGATCGCGATCGCGGCGGCGCTGGTCGCGCTGGCGCTGATCTGGTGGCTCGCGCTGGCGCCGGCGCTGGGCACGCTGTCTTCGGCCGCCGCCGAACATGCAAGGCTCGATGCACAGCTGCAGCAGATGACCAGTCTGCAGATGCAGGCCAAGACACTCCAGGCGCAGCCGCGCGCGAACCGCGGCGACGCGCTGCGTGCGCTCGAGACCTCGGTGCGCGACAACTTCGGACCCAACGCACAACTGCAATCCGCGAACGCCGGCGAAGGCGTGACGATCGCCATGCGGGGCGCGCCGGCCGAAGCGCTCGCGCAATGGCTCGCGCAGGCCCGCAGCAATGCGCGTGCCGTGCCGCGCGAGGCGCACCTGACGCGCGCCACCCAGGGCAGCAACACGCCGTCGTCCTCTCCACCCAGCCGCCCGGCACCCGCGCAGAACGCCGCCGACACCTCCCGCGTGCGCTGGGACGGGACGATGGTCATGAGCCTGCCGGCACGCTGA
- the gspL gene encoding type II secretion system protein GspL: protein MALLFVTLPLAPAPAGGEYSWALWSTDGRKLRAQGSAPPALLPSSEEVILGVPAAALSWHQVTLPQGSMSGAVRVRSVLNGLLEDRLLDEPELLHFALEPGARAGTPVWVAACNRIWLRSAVQALEGAGRRVTRIVPEFAPQPAGSPAMVFAIGEPGAAQFVVCDREGVAVVPLESAGIALAGALPEDTTMLAEPAVAESAESLLGRSVPIVKPATRWLQASRSPWDLAQFDLASTGRARASKKLMATWRALWLAPRWRAARWGALVLVLAQFVGLNAWAWKERHALDAKRNAVRSILTQTFPSVKLVVDAPVQMAHEVAALQQATGGVASADLEPMLAALAASLPQGRIPSAIDFSAGQLRLRGLGLQESDVNSLATALSSRGYGARSEGDLLLVQAEAAR, encoded by the coding sequence ATGGCCTTGCTGTTCGTCACCCTTCCTCTCGCGCCCGCACCAGCCGGCGGCGAGTACAGCTGGGCGCTGTGGTCCACCGATGGCCGCAAGCTGCGCGCCCAGGGCAGTGCACCGCCGGCGCTGCTGCCGAGCAGCGAAGAGGTGATCCTCGGCGTGCCGGCGGCCGCGCTGTCGTGGCATCAGGTCACGCTGCCCCAAGGCAGCATGAGCGGCGCCGTGCGCGTGCGCTCGGTCCTCAACGGCCTGCTCGAGGATCGTCTGCTCGACGAGCCCGAACTGCTTCATTTCGCGCTGGAGCCCGGCGCACGCGCTGGCACGCCCGTGTGGGTGGCGGCCTGCAACCGCATCTGGCTGCGCAGTGCCGTGCAGGCCCTCGAGGGGGCCGGCCGCCGCGTCACGCGCATCGTCCCCGAATTCGCGCCGCAGCCGGCCGGCTCGCCGGCCATGGTTTTCGCGATCGGCGAACCCGGCGCAGCGCAGTTCGTGGTCTGCGATCGCGAGGGCGTCGCGGTGGTGCCGCTCGAAAGCGCCGGCATCGCGCTGGCCGGCGCGCTGCCCGAAGACACCACGATGCTGGCCGAACCCGCAGTGGCCGAGTCCGCCGAAAGCCTGCTGGGGCGCTCCGTCCCGATCGTCAAGCCGGCGACCCGATGGCTGCAGGCCAGCCGCTCGCCCTGGGATCTCGCGCAGTTCGACCTGGCATCCACCGGCCGCGCCCGCGCCAGCAAGAAGCTGATGGCGACCTGGCGCGCGCTGTGGCTGGCGCCGCGCTGGCGTGCCGCGCGCTGGGGCGCGCTGGTGCTGGTGCTCGCCCAGTTCGTCGGCCTCAACGCCTGGGCGTGGAAGGAGCGCCATGCCCTCGATGCCAAGCGCAACGCGGTGCGCAGCATCCTGACCCAGACCTTCCCTTCGGTGAAGCTGGTGGTCGATGCACCGGTGCAGATGGCGCACGAGGTCGCGGCGCTGCAGCAGGCCACCGGCGGCGTCGCGTCGGCGGATCTCGAACCCATGCTCGCCGCGCTGGCCGCGAGCCTGCCGCAAGGCCGCATCCCGAGCGCCATCGACTTCAGTGCCGGGCAGTTGCGGCTGCGCGGCCTGGGGCTGCAGGAAAGCGACGTGAACAGCCTCGCGACCGCGCTGTCCTCGCGCGGCTACGGCGCGCGCAGCGAAGGCGATCTTCTGCTCGTCCAGGCGGAGGCCGCGCGATGA